One Triticum dicoccoides isolate Atlit2015 ecotype Zavitan chromosome 5B, WEW_v2.0, whole genome shotgun sequence genomic window carries:
- the LOC119306816 gene encoding uncharacterized protein LOC119306816, with translation MGAVFSQSQGNGVDIEGGPTNVGHMRLSLLPFAPPPDVAQLAYALLVLGYLTFLLALTTVLHLPAAGPVFGRCAAAYYAILMIILAVFVPLELGTALALCMMRQSSQGRLPAFAKGLLLCAHVLFLVVIAIMGTLFFKFSLVEFLLQGNEASG, from the exons atggggGCCGTGTTCTCCCAATCCCAAGGCAACGGCGTCGACATAGAAGGAGGCCCGACCAACGTAGGCCACATGCGTCTGTCACTGCTACCGTTTGCTCCGCCGCCGGATGTAGCGCAGCTGGCGTACGCGCTGTTGGTGCTGGGCTACCTCACGTTTCTCCTGGCCCTAACCACCGTGCTCCACCTGCCGGCCGCGGGGCCGGTCTTTGGCCGCTGCGCTGCGGCCTACTACGCGATTCTGATGATCATCTTAGCCGTCTTTGTGCCGCTGGAGCTGGGGACCGCGCTCGCGCTCTGCATGATGCGCCAAAGCAGCCAGGGCCGCCTCCCCGCCTTCGCCAAGGGCCTCCTGCTCTGCGCCCACGTGctcttcctcgtcgtcatcgccATAATGG GAACGCTATTCTTCAAATTTAGTCTTGTAGAATTTCTACTTCAAGGAAATGAAGCCAGTGGTTAA